Proteins encoded together in one Ochotona princeps isolate mOchPri1 chromosome 20, mOchPri1.hap1, whole genome shotgun sequence window:
- the SEC61G gene encoding protein transport protein Sec61 subunit gamma codes for MDQVMQFVEPSRQFVKDSIRLVKRCTKPDRKEFQKIAMATAIGFAIMGFIGFFVKLIHIPINNIIVGG; via the exons ATGGATCAGGTAATGCAATTTGTTGAACCCAGTCGGCAGTTTGTAAAGGACTCAATTCGGCTGGTTAAAAGATGTACCAAACCTGATAGAAAAG AATTCCAGAAGATTGCCATGGCAACAGCAATAGGATTTGCTATAATGGGATTCATTGGCTTCTTTGTGAAATTGATCCATATCCCTATTAATAACATCATTGT TGGTGGCTGA